A window of the Bacillus andreraoultii genome harbors these coding sequences:
- a CDS encoding DUF6270 domain-containing protein, giving the protein MSKVKIAVIGSCVSRDGFNSKFIKNYKEFYHCVLTQNHMSMISLMGDPIPFTPIELEGDIDHFNKQILLTELTKGVWDSLRIQNPDYLILDFYADVYFGVVKIGNSFVTDKTHIFKRTPFFSQFEVANAVKIDKNYNEFMRLWKQSVDQFMDNMRKDFPKIKIIVNKVHFTDYYMTKDGKEKKKISESGKYKSVDVNQINHWLDDFYKYFEDHYEDVAFINYDTEYLSDENHIWEYFYVHYTHNFYEDFTTKLLSIILHDLYTKRDIEYTSSIETTGNLIKNPSFNLGKSFWSYWQDNFVIQNPEEDEPTSNIVKISNKGLTKKAHRQIWSNPIEINTDGEQEYTISFDIKVEDVMEVDADRFVFSLRTYNQIDKVLQKDAVWRENILLDDITGITNRQWIRYTRVVKPSKGKFLKVGPYLMQNGQVYWRNITIELGDTTIQNDDWKNNLLLRMKNLILPKNE; this is encoded by the coding sequence ATGAGTAAAGTAAAGATTGCGGTTATAGGAAGTTGTGTTAGTCGAGATGGGTTTAATTCGAAGTTTATTAAGAACTATAAGGAATTTTATCATTGTGTTTTGACACAAAACCATATGTCAATGATCTCGCTAATGGGAGACCCCATTCCTTTTACACCAATTGAATTAGAAGGAGACATTGATCATTTTAATAAGCAAATACTCCTCACTGAATTAACAAAAGGTGTATGGGACTCTCTACGGATTCAGAATCCAGACTATTTAATTTTAGACTTTTATGCTGATGTGTATTTTGGTGTTGTAAAAATAGGAAATAGCTTTGTGACGGACAAAACACATATTTTTAAAAGAACGCCATTCTTTTCCCAATTTGAAGTAGCAAACGCAGTAAAGATTGACAAGAATTATAATGAATTTATGAGATTATGGAAACAGTCCGTTGATCAATTTATGGATAACATGAGGAAGGACTTTCCGAAGATAAAAATTATAGTTAATAAAGTGCACTTTACGGACTATTATATGACAAAGGATGGTAAAGAAAAGAAGAAAATTAGTGAGTCTGGTAAATACAAGAGCGTTGATGTGAATCAAATTAATCATTGGCTTGATGATTTTTATAAGTACTTTGAAGATCACTATGAGGATGTCGCATTTATCAATTACGATACTGAATATCTATCAGATGAGAATCATATATGGGAATATTTTTATGTACACTACACACACAATTTTTATGAAGACTTTACAACAAAGTTACTTAGTATCATTCTTCATGATCTTTATACGAAGAGGGATATAGAATATACGAGTAGTATAGAAACAACCGGAAATTTAATAAAAAATCCATCATTTAATTTAGGTAAATCTTTCTGGAGTTACTGGCAGGATAATTTTGTTATCCAGAATCCAGAGGAGGACGAGCCTACATCGAATATAGTTAAAATTAGTAATAAAGGATTAACGAAAAAAGCCCATAGACAGATTTGGTCAAATCCAATAGAAATAAATACAGATGGTGAGCAGGAGTATACAATATCATTTGATATAAAAGTGGAGGATGTTATGGAAGTCGATGCAGACCGGTTTGTATTCTCGTTGCGAACATATAACCAAATTGATAAAGTATTACAGAAGGATGCCGTTTGGCGTGAAAATATATTGCTGGATGATATAACAGGGATAACAAATAGGCAATGGATACGTTATACGCGTGTTGTTAAGCCAAGCAAAGGGAAGTTTCTAAAAGTTGGTCCCTACTTGATGCAAAACGGTCAAGTCTATTGGCGAAATATTACAATTGAACTTGGTGATACAACAATTCAAAATGATGATTGGAAAAATAATCTGCTATTGAGAATGAAAAACTTGATTTTGCCTAAAAATGAATAA
- a CDS encoding N-acetylglucosaminidase, which produces MLKKLFLTVSAILLLLPTYSFNVAAASTSGEIDTNSDQTENNTVIEETNTVEENEVKANLSEQDISNLNEENDLKNSSASESVPPAEMQTESKEEKLPKTTSIQETATNRLGKLKDSNVKIYKNLTNINSYSTVGQSYADHVYYVHKQSVVNGKTYYQISRSVNSGQNIIGWVNASDITTHSYKTISTEKQTLYLKGTGWAYTEPWGGNVDAIFKGLKKYTGNPFQVDLTMDIGNNIWYRGTIDGKAVYIHKNNIVLKNETSTNRLGKLKNSSVRIYQDLANMKYSTAGSSYADYVYYINRQAVIGATIYYQISRKPDSGIVGWVKSSDLTTHPYKTVSTTKQTLYLKGTGWAYTEPWGGNVDAIFKGLKKYTGSPFQIDLTMDIGNNTWYRGVIDGKTVYIHKNNVVSITESQTSRLGKMKGSQVRIYKDLVAMKYSTAGSSYADHVYYINKQAVVNGTTYYQLNRKPNSEVVGWIKSSDLTTHAYKTISTTKQTLYLKGTGWAYTEPWGGNVDAIFKGLKKYMGNPFQVDLTMDIGNNTWYRGVIDGKTVYIHKNNVVSITESQTSRLGKMKGSQVRIYKDLVAMKYSTAGSSYADHVYYINKQAVVNGTTYYQLNRKPNSEVVGWIKSSDLTTHAYKTISTTKQTLYLKGTGWAYTEPWGGNVDAIFKGLKKYMGNPFQVDLTMDIGNNTWYRGVIDGKTVYIHKNNVVSITESQTSRLGKMKGSQVRIYKDLVAMKYSTAGSSYADHVYYINKQAVVNGTTYYQLNRKPNSEVVGWIKSSDLTTHAYKTISTTKQTLYLKGTGWAYTEPWGGNVDAIFKGLKKYMGNPFQVDLTMDIGNNTWYRGVIDGKTVYIHKNNVVSITESQTSRLGKMKGSQVRIYKDLVAMKYSTAGSSYADHVYYINKQAVVNGTTYYQLNRKPNSEVVGWIKSSDLTTHAYKTISTTKQTLYLKGTGWAYTEPWGGNVDAIFKGLKKYMGNPFQVDLTMDIGNNTWYRGVIDGKTVYIHKNNVVSITESQTSRLGKMKGSQVRIYKDLVAMKYSTAGSSYADHVYYINKQAVVNGTTYYQLNRKPNSEVVGWIKSSDLTTHAYKTISTTKQTLYLKGTGWAYTEPWGGNVDAIFKGLKKYMGNPFQVDLTMDIGNNTWYRGVIDGKTVYIHKNNVVSITESQTSRLGKMKGSQVRIYKDLVAMKYSTAGSSYADHVYYINKQAVVNGTTYYQLNRKPNSEVVGWIKSSDLTTHAYKTISTTKQTLYLKGTGWAYTEPWGGNVDAIFKGLKKYMGNPFQVDLTMDIGNNTWYRGVIDGKTVYIHKNNVVSITESQTSRLGKMKGSQVRIYKDLVAMKYGTAGSSYADHVYYISKQAVVNGTTYYQLSRKPNSGVVGWVKSSDLTTHAYKTISTTKQTLYLKGTGWAYTEPWGGNVDAIFKSLSKYKGQAIEIGLTMDVGNNTWYRGVIAGKTIYIHKNNVTEKVTSVLYSKYNITLSQALNMQMNIKSTPPQTDQKYAYVSKEYVENGKITANALNVRKGPGTSFAKVGTLYSGNQVQIVKDLGEWVAIVFPHNIWVNAIESDVLYYLNPNNFVNDSRQVFQFLDLSKPSGASASQLNAYLKGKGDLDNLGKAFIDAANKYGVNDIYLLSHALLETGNGKYAKFEYNNKTVYNMFGIGAVDSNAYEGAAERAYREGWTTPEKAIIGGAAFIGNNYVKAGQNTLYKMRWNPSAMDTYKYATHQYATDIAWAYKQINTMYRLYQDIGVYYLNLEIPVYK; this is translated from the coding sequence ATGTTAAAAAAACTATTCCTAACGGTGTCTGCAATTCTATTATTGTTACCAACATATTCTTTTAATGTTGCGGCCGCTAGTACATCAGGAGAAATAGATACTAATAGTGACCAAACTGAAAATAATACTGTAATAGAAGAAACAAATACTGTTGAGGAAAATGAGGTAAAGGCTAATCTATCTGAACAAGATATTAGCAATTTAAATGAGGAAAATGACCTCAAGAATTCAAGTGCTTCTGAAAGTGTTCCTCCAGCTGAAATGCAAACTGAGAGCAAAGAGGAAAAACTGCCAAAAACTACTTCTATTCAAGAGACCGCTACAAATAGACTTGGGAAATTAAAGGATTCAAATGTTAAGATTTATAAAAACTTAACAAACATAAATTCCTATAGTACAGTTGGTCAGAGTTATGCAGATCATGTTTATTATGTCCACAAACAATCGGTGGTAAATGGTAAAACATACTATCAAATTAGTAGAAGTGTTAATAGCGGACAAAATATTATCGGTTGGGTAAATGCTTCTGATATAACAACCCATTCATATAAAACAATAAGTACCGAAAAACAAACCCTGTATTTAAAAGGGACTGGTTGGGCATACACTGAACCATGGGGTGGTAATGTTGATGCAATCTTCAAAGGCCTGAAAAAGTATACGGGTAACCCATTCCAAGTCGACTTAACAATGGATATCGGTAACAATATTTGGTATCGAGGAACAATCGATGGGAAAGCGGTCTATATACACAAGAATAATATTGTGTTAAAAAACGAGACTTCAACCAATCGATTAGGTAAGTTGAAGAACTCCAGTGTAAGAATTTATCAGGACTTAGCGAATATGAAGTATAGTACTGCAGGATCAAGTTATGCAGACTATGTTTACTATATTAATAGACAAGCAGTTATAGGAGCAACAATCTATTATCAAATCAGTCGAAAACCCGATAGTGGGATTGTTGGATGGGTAAAATCATCTGACTTAACAACCCATCCATATAAAACAGTAAGTACTACAAAACAGACGTTATACTTAAAAGGAACAGGTTGGGCGTACACTGAACCGTGGGGTGGCAATGTCGATGCTATATTTAAAGGTCTGAAAAAGTACACGGGTAGCCCATTCCAAATCGATTTAACAATGGATATTGGAAATAATACATGGTACCGCGGAGTCATTGACGGAAAAACAGTTTACATCCATAAAAATAATGTTGTTTCCATAACTGAAAGCCAAACGAGTAGACTAGGCAAGATGAAGGGCTCCCAGGTACGTATTTATAAAGACCTTGTTGCTATGAAGTATAGTACTGCGGGATCAAGTTATGCGGATCACGTCTACTATATAAACAAACAAGCAGTTGTAAATGGGACAACCTATTACCAACTTAACCGAAAACCAAATAGTGAGGTCGTTGGTTGGATAAAATCATCTGACTTAACAACCCATGCATATAAAACAATAAGTACTACAAAACAGACGTTATACTTAAAAGGAACAGGTTGGGCGTACACTGAACCGTGGGGTGGCAATGTCGATGCTATATTTAAAGGCCTGAAAAAGTACATGGGTAACCCATTCCAAGTCGATTTAACAATGGATATTGGAAATAATACATGGTATCGTGGAGTCATTGACGGAAAAACAGTTTACATCCATAAAAATAATGTTGTTTCCATAACTGAAAGCCAAACGAGTAGACTAGGCAAGATGAAGGGCTCCCAGGTACGTATTTATAAAGACCTTGTTGCTATGAAGTATAGTACTGCGGGATCAAGTTATGCGGATCACGTCTACTATATAAACAAACAAGCAGTTGTAAATGGGACAACCTATTACCAACTTAACCGAAAACCAAATAGTGAGGTCGTTGGTTGGATAAAATCATCTGACTTAACAACCCATGCATATAAAACAATAAGTACTACAAAACAGACGTTATACTTAAAAGGAACAGGTTGGGCGTACACTGAACCGTGGGGTGGCAATGTCGATGCTATATTTAAAGGCCTGAAAAAGTACATGGGTAACCCATTCCAAGTCGATTTAACAATGGATATTGGAAATAATACATGGTATCGTGGAGTCATTGACGGAAAAACAGTTTACATCCATAAAAATAATGTTGTTTCCATAACTGAAAGCCAAACGAGTAGACTAGGCAAGATGAAGGGCTCCCAGGTACGTATTTATAAAGACCTTGTTGCTATGAAGTATAGTACTGCGGGATCAAGTTATGCGGATCACGTCTACTATATAAACAAACAAGCAGTTGTAAATGGGACAACCTATTACCAACTTAACCGAAAACCAAATAGTGAGGTCGTTGGTTGGATAAAATCATCTGACTTAACAACCCATGCATATAAAACAATAAGTACTACAAAACAGACGTTATACTTAAAAGGAACAGGTTGGGCGTACACTGAACCGTGGGGTGGCAATGTCGATGCTATATTTAAAGGCCTGAAAAAGTACATGGGTAACCCATTCCAAGTCGATTTAACAATGGATATTGGAAATAATACATGGTATCGTGGAGTCATTGACGGAAAAACAGTTTACATCCATAAAAATAATGTTGTTTCCATAACTGAAAGCCAAACGAGTAGACTAGGCAAGATGAAGGGCTCCCAGGTACGTATTTATAAAGACCTTGTTGCTATGAAGTATAGTACTGCGGGATCAAGTTATGCGGATCACGTCTACTATATAAACAAACAAGCAGTTGTAAATGGGACAACCTATTACCAACTTAACCGAAAACCAAATAGTGAGGTCGTTGGTTGGATAAAATCATCTGACTTAACAACCCATGCATATAAAACAATAAGTACTACAAAACAGACGTTATACTTAAAAGGAACAGGTTGGGCGTACACTGAACCGTGGGGTGGCAATGTCGATGCTATATTTAAAGGCCTGAAAAAGTACATGGGTAACCCATTCCAAGTCGATTTAACAATGGATATTGGAAATAATACATGGTATCGTGGAGTCATTGACGGAAAAACAGTTTACATCCATAAAAATAATGTTGTTTCCATAACTGAAAGCCAAACGAGTAGACTAGGCAAGATGAAGGGCTCCCAGGTACGTATTTATAAAGACCTTGTTGCTATGAAGTATAGTACTGCGGGATCAAGTTATGCGGATCACGTCTACTATATAAACAAACAAGCAGTTGTAAATGGGACAACCTATTACCAACTTAACCGAAAACCAAATAGTGAGGTCGTTGGTTGGATAAAATCATCTGACTTAACAACCCATGCATATAAAACAATAAGTACTACAAAACAGACGTTATACTTAAAAGGAACAGGTTGGGCGTACACTGAACCGTGGGGTGGCAATGTCGATGCTATATTTAAAGGCCTGAAAAAGTACATGGGTAACCCATTCCAAGTCGATTTAACAATGGATATTGGAAATAATACATGGTATCGTGGAGTCATTGACGGAAAAACAGTTTACATCCATAAAAATAATGTTGTTTCCATAACTGAAAGCCAAACGAGTAGACTAGGCAAGATGAAGGGCTCCCAGGTACGTATTTATAAAGACCTTGTTGCTATGAAGTATAGTACTGCGGGATCAAGTTATGCGGATCACGTCTACTATATAAACAAACAAGCAGTTGTAAATGGGACAACCTATTACCAACTTAACCGAAAACCAAATAGTGAGGTCGTTGGTTGGATAAAATCATCTGACTTAACAACCCATGCATATAAAACAATAAGTACTACAAAACAGACGTTATACTTAAAAGGAACAGGTTGGGCGTACACTGAACCGTGGGGTGGCAATGTCGATGCTATATTTAAAGGCCTGAAAAAGTACATGGGTAACCCATTCCAAGTCGATTTAACAATGGATATTGGAAATAATACATGGTATCGTGGAGTCATTGACGGAAAAACAGTTTACATCCATAAAAATAATGTTGTTTCCATAACTGAAAGCCAAACGAGTAGACTAGGTAAGATGAAGGGTTCCCAGGTACGCATCTATAAAGATCTTGTTGCTATGAAATATGGTACTGCGGGGTCAAGCTATGCGGACCATGTCTACTATATAAGTAAACAAGCAGTTGTAAATGGGACAACCTACTATCAACTTAGCCGAAAACCAAATAGTGGTGTCGTTGGATGGGTAAAATCATCTGACTTAACAACCCATGCATATAAAACAATAAGTACTACAAAACAAACTTTATATTTAAAAGGAACTGGCTGGGCGTACACTGAACCGTGGGGTGGCAATGTCGATGCTATATTCAAGAGTTTATCAAAATACAAAGGTCAAGCCATTGAAATTGGCTTAACAATGGATGTAGGCAACAACACATGGTATCGCGGTGTAATTGCTGGAAAAACAATTTATATCCATAAAAATAACGTAACTGAAAAAGTGACCAGTGTTTTATATTCAAAATACAATATCACTTTATCTCAAGCGTTAAATATGCAGATGAATATCAAATCAACTCCACCTCAGACAGATCAAAAGTATGCTTATGTTTCTAAGGAATATGTAGAGAATGGTAAAATTACCGCTAACGCTCTTAATGTAAGAAAAGGACCGGGAACAAGTTTTGCCAAAGTAGGAACGTTATACAGTGGAAACCAAGTGCAAATAGTGAAAGATCTTGGTGAATGGGTTGCTATCGTATTCCCACATAATATTTGGGTAAATGCCATCGAAAGTGATGTTCTCTACTATTTGAACCCAAACAACTTCGTAAACGATTCAAGACAAGTGTTTCAGTTTCTTGATTTATCAAAACCAAGTGGAGCATCGGCGAGTCAACTTAATGCATACCTTAAAGGAAAAGGTGACTTAGACAACCTCGGAAAAGCTTTTATTGATGCAGCGAATAAATATGGCGTTAATGATATTTACCTTTTATCTCATGCTCTATTAGAAACAGGAAATGGGAAATATGCAAAGTTTGAATATAACAACAAGACTGTTTACAATATGTTTGGTATAGGTGCAGTAGATAGTAATGCATATGAGGGTGCTGCAGAAAGAGCATACCGTGAAGGATGGACAACGCCTGAAAAAGCTATTATTGGTGGAGCGGCATTTATTGGTAATAACTATGTCAAAGCTGGTCAAAATACATTATATAAAATGCGTTGGAATCCATCTGCTATGGATACTTATAAGTATGCAACACACCAATACGCTACTGACATAGCTTGGGCTTATAAACAAATTAATACAATGTACAGATTGTACCAAGATATTGGTGTGTATTATCTTAATTTAGAAATTCCTGTCTATAAATAA
- the tagH gene encoding teichoic acids export ABC transporter ATP-binding subunit TagH encodes MEYSIVLKNVTKKYKMYKSNKEKMLDLILPQGYGEDFYAVQNISFTASPGDVVGIVGINGAGKSTLSNLITGITSPTYGEIQINGQASLIAINSGLNNNLTGLENIELKCLMLGFDKKQIRELTPKIIDFADIGNFIDQPVKKYSSGMKSRLGFAISVNIDPDILVIDEALSVGDQTFANKCLAKMDEFKHTGKTIFFISHSNRQVKQFCNKAIWLEAGEIREYDAVNTVLNNYQKFLEDFKAMSAEEQKKYKEMILEKRSKGTGALQKR; translated from the coding sequence ATGGAATATTCAATCGTATTAAAAAATGTTACAAAGAAGTATAAGATGTATAAAAGTAATAAGGAAAAAATGCTTGATTTAATCCTTCCACAAGGATATGGTGAAGACTTCTATGCTGTTCAAAATATAAGTTTTACAGCTAGTCCAGGGGATGTTGTTGGTATCGTAGGAATAAACGGTGCAGGTAAATCAACATTATCAAATCTCATAACAGGTATAACATCTCCTACTTATGGAGAAATTCAAATAAATGGTCAAGCTTCGTTAATTGCAATAAATTCGGGATTGAATAATAATCTAACGGGGCTTGAAAACATTGAACTAAAGTGCCTAATGCTAGGATTTGATAAAAAGCAAATTCGAGAATTAACACCAAAAATCATTGATTTTGCTGATATTGGAAACTTTATCGACCAACCTGTAAAAAAATATTCTAGTGGTATGAAATCAAGACTTGGTTTTGCAATTTCGGTTAATATCGATCCAGATATTTTAGTCATTGATGAAGCTTTATCTGTTGGTGACCAAACCTTTGCGAATAAATGTTTAGCAAAGATGGATGAGTTTAAACATACAGGTAAAACAATCTTTTTCATTAGTCATTCCAATAGACAAGTGAAGCAATTTTGTAATAAGGCAATATGGTTAGAAGCAGGCGAAATAAGAGAGTACGATGCAGTGAATACAGTATTAAATAATTACCAAAAATTCTTGGAAGATTTTAAAGCAATGTCTGCAGAAGAACAGAAAAAATATAAAGAAATGATTTTAGAAAAACGTAGTAAGGGTACGGGTGCCTTACAAAAGAGGTAA
- a CDS encoding ABC transporter permease: MKSATVVLKEQINRFYMIMRLSWYELQSRNKSNYLGVAWEFINPFIQILIYWFVFGSISRRANIEVMPNKDVPFIAWLLGGFIIWNFFYQATIQGSKSIYTRLGMLSKMNFPMSIIPTYVIFSQFYVHLVMLLVSIILLQFMGYYINIYYLQLFYFIVATFVFLFSISLITSTLSTIIRDVHMFLNAILRMFLYLTPVLWPISSVISDSKIVTLIKLNPLYYLIEGYRSAFFGTGWYFIEHWLYTIYFWSLIILLFFIGSALHVKFRKNLVDFL; encoded by the coding sequence ATGAAATCAGCTACTGTTGTGTTAAAAGAGCAAATAAATCGATTTTATATGATTATGAGACTTTCGTGGTATGAATTGCAAAGTAGAAATAAAAGTAATTACTTAGGGGTTGCATGGGAATTTATTAATCCTTTTATCCAAATTTTAATTTATTGGTTTGTTTTTGGAAGTATAAGTAGAAGAGCGAATATAGAAGTAATGCCAAATAAAGATGTCCCTTTTATTGCTTGGTTATTAGGTGGTTTTATTATATGGAACTTTTTCTATCAGGCCACTATACAAGGATCTAAGTCAATCTATACAAGACTAGGTATGTTATCAAAAATGAACTTTCCGATGAGCATTATACCTACATATGTCATATTTTCTCAATTTTACGTGCATCTAGTTATGTTATTAGTATCGATTATTCTACTACAATTTATGGGTTACTATATAAACATATATTATTTACAATTATTCTATTTCATTGTTGCTACATTTGTCTTTTTATTTTCAATATCTCTGATAACTTCAACACTCTCGACAATAATTAGGGATGTTCATATGTTTTTGAATGCTATTTTAAGAATGTTCCTTTATCTTACGCCAGTTTTATGGCCAATTTCTTCAGTTATAAGTGATAGTAAAATTGTTACCCTTATAAAGTTAAATCCTTTATATTACCTAATAGAAGGCTATCGTTCGGCATTCTTTGGAACTGGATGGTATTTTATTGAACATTGGTTATATACTATATACTTTTGGTCTCTGATTATACTGTTATTCTTTATTGGGTCTGCATTACACGTGAAATTTAGAAAGAATCTAGTTGACTTCTTATAA
- a CDS encoding ISLre2 family transposase, producing the protein MDKIISRIYGLIKETNNLIEFEEQLQILMYETFASLVGDVFTNINQVIKENKQTENWTVERNDEKTIQFIFGSVRFKRTLMHDVNGNPHYPLDEWLGFIKHQRYSPLVEVKVAELASENTYRESARILKEWSAVNVSHTTVGNIVKKVGEAQAKADQEMVDELEESASLPEGKKVDFLYAEADGVFVRGTERKKQMEVCHGIIYEGWNKNGKRVSLRNQKVIMTTQPTNTFWKEFQAFSANEYSIENTHVITNSDEGRGYTAEKFQEAFSQSKHQVLNQLDSYHIGEALNRALGWKKNKFKGSIQQALSDHDKKAFSLYLDTFESMLTDEKEIKKVNDFRGYILNNWDRIFDWRDKVKSHPKDARGLGGMESNQRRISFRMKKRGMHWSKEGAEAMVKVKQGIINGTLRDVYLKAQGRSERKHREVKRTIRMSQVLRQPTQPSIGVKNGSISLYVAHSTATGKLLKCFR; encoded by the coding sequence ATGGATAAAATTATATCAAGAATTTATGGATTAATAAAGGAAACAAATAATTTAATTGAATTCGAGGAACAACTTCAAATCTTGATGTATGAAACATTCGCATCATTAGTTGGGGATGTTTTTACTAATATTAATCAAGTAATCAAAGAAAATAAGCAAACGGAAAATTGGACAGTTGAAAGAAACGATGAGAAGACAATCCAATTTATTTTCGGATCTGTTCGCTTTAAGAGGACGCTTATGCATGATGTTAATGGAAATCCACACTATCCCTTAGATGAGTGGCTAGGGTTCATAAAACATCAAAGGTATAGCCCTCTGGTGGAAGTAAAGGTAGCTGAATTAGCAAGTGAAAATACATACCGTGAATCTGCACGTATTTTAAAAGAATGGTCGGCTGTAAATGTTAGCCATACAACAGTCGGTAATATTGTGAAAAAGGTTGGAGAGGCCCAAGCAAAGGCTGACCAAGAAATGGTGGATGAACTTGAAGAATCGGCATCGTTGCCAGAAGGAAAGAAAGTTGATTTTTTATATGCAGAAGCTGATGGTGTATTTGTTCGGGGGACAGAAAGAAAAAAACAGATGGAAGTTTGCCACGGGATTATTTATGAGGGATGGAATAAAAATGGCAAGCGCGTCTCTTTGAGAAACCAAAAGGTAATTATGACAACCCAGCCAACAAACACGTTTTGGAAGGAATTTCAGGCCTTTTCTGCCAATGAATATTCGATAGAAAATACACATGTAATTACGAATAGTGACGAGGGCAGAGGATATACAGCTGAGAAGTTCCAAGAGGCTTTTTCACAGTCGAAACACCAAGTATTAAATCAATTAGACTCGTATCACATAGGTGAAGCCTTAAACCGAGCTTTAGGCTGGAAAAAGAATAAATTCAAGGGGTCTATTCAACAAGCTTTATCAGACCATGATAAAAAGGCCTTTTCATTATATTTGGATACATTTGAAAGTATGCTAACCGACGAAAAAGAGATAAAAAAAGTAAATGATTTTCGAGGTTATATTTTGAATAATTGGGATCGGATTTTTGATTGGCGAGATAAAGTGAAAAGTCATCCAAAAGATGCGCGTGGGTTAGGTGGAATGGAGTCGAATCAACGCCGTATTTCTTTCAGGATGAAGAAAAGAGGTATGCATTGGAGTAAAGAAGGTGCGGAGGCCATGGTAAAAGTAAAACAAGGGATAATCAACGGAACTTTGCGAGACGTATATTTAAAGGCACAAGGACGAAGTGAAAGAAAGCATCGTGAAGTGAAAAGAACCATTCGTATGTCTCAAGTATTACGCCAGCCTACACAACCTTCTATCGGTGTAAAAAACGGTAGTATAAGCTTGTACGTCGCCCACTCAACAGCGACAGGGAAATTATTAAAATGTTTTCGGTAA